Proteins from a genomic interval of Methanoplanus endosymbiosus:
- a CDS encoding RecQ family ATP-dependent DNA helicase, translated as MSAAFSSQAVVNLVNKNSSFSSENIKNLYHYASGFTFSLHIPGDSENINDDLRRLGSVLMKFAHRGTPAPCSIKLEEFLLEEARKEDILDYFVDKYSGEISFTCESIISAKELNNSLKISQIPELLISDEEAEKLFQEYLDLCTEPERYFFNILSKSLLSKNIPLIFLPQRHFDKMGVEGHEEERVDFACEIPYLDSDKWLKIVVEIDDATHSGAIIKKDRARDRDLEREGWKVFRFPTSRRGSWKLNCREITTLINHAIPEPYFEAAEKIRSMDISKRRALDNLTALPMAESKILMAVGHMIYDGKSGEISVMDVQNIGLEPVISSVQEIIDNFRVIHSIDKDIKITLCKNNAIIPDIKYYRYPSVDIWSEINKKDSVVISPATISSDYIQPNLRASIVPLKSRCADNEDFDKSLLFFLNNIFRKKDFRPKQIEIIKRALKLKPVVALLPTAAGKSLCYQMTGILQPGVVVIIDPLRSLMIDQVNSLEFMGLHRCMPFMSGAGNIDTSDREIREKGYENFEKGFYDFIFSAPERLQMPDFIHLINRNMSNISYCVVDEAHCVSEWGHDFRPAYMNVWRRMGEGSDFKPVFMALTGTASQNVLFDIKHILKISDIDSVIRPESFERKELEYYIHETSPDKRIDTIKDIFKECISECGVHNSHPCGLVFTSFTNGELGVRALSEPLKELTQEKINVFSGGCPKWSDKNTWDKCKFELQKKFKEKKENIIVCTHSFGMGIDRPDIRFTIHSLLPRSIEDFYQQAGRAGRDGNKSKCHIIFVDNIPGLADKLMDIEHYSYDDIKKAYRNINSSDSSNSDIIRNLWFWSNNFPGKTFEMHFAEEFLLKEIVKIIDVNSNFSKVIKIPYLNRQDYEEYFKIYGITLDVESQIEKVLYRYFISGIIEDYEKDYTAKNFKVTLGYAKPEEMYDKLKQHFLDHISEKEMDFYFPKAKKTDWYNAALDCVNAHVEYYYDIIEKRRRRSIGNMLKVVRTGLEEGTDKFSSEILNYLEKSKYTEPVEKIARYFDTATAIDILISIRDVQIQNDDLYLLLWACRKELEEFPNNSYLLIIAGICQTITGDAKGGKIEISNGLATLDNFEKDKMISDRILEILNEIPAIALCLNSTEEKEQSNLIKLESGTESPENREIISGINNYKYSNDMMNSQKLLQTYPDGENVITDNIINASNENLFENCDDLKSIEKLLLEEIKEVKLIGQIPFTDNDYDKLCDLISNNLSNKDHNTFKENILKYRASVCFYLVWNGIYNYDDGKYWEPVFSDIYGFSIQKETDLGELFLRFINDNDLLTVNLNYSKKYLTQILFHGLIPEKMIGEYYDKIISDLYYNELINPLDKNEIAHWLEENRIIQKSLDDLDEFKGLKKETKSCLKGLIPEDKIEDINFRLKEIENQIEIKSDVIKSLRDVEEYNNITSGFFREKEFNEYAWKYQIRKKIEELNSSKQSIESELNVYADTEHDKIRSDYYNSVLQEINNYISSNPEKYNKYFKNLCLKLEEDDFREKYDIPSDFIESLNKIYDKFYSGSEPLPTNKINYSKEEFTDVSDPIEKEEINSEIIDLPVYEFEEGFELPDNEFLDFTLNHIYAFDNIMGINNNDLISCDDKDEFEKYSFIKSNISDNYSTEDLDDVKLIQEDNQIIEVNGDSKLQSEEIREEIDAGGKNTVQAKFSVIDELSPNNSIIEDNELLNNYIDVSLENSGIYNSDTANPLATEDIVSEINDSVILGNEEEMSYGMSSAESENKINPEKQANDIFADIIPDLPINVTPTTDNSKQIVNFDKAISETRNLSSVNIHANKKTEANTISEESVNDILADKSSESLDIVPTTGNSKQIDNFDKAISEIKNLSSVNTNINDHNLRSDKTSIENNKLSVFPKDELALNTNDDYKCKSPDLNSENVNIDKTNTKSNELLSKYSKDYKLKDKIQNNHPEKPIISKIIPDVPEKSEITGKNPEIEIKESFEVKSKRRIILGNNINEERIENNSVNYSGIKDKNSVNPQNNKKTEKISIFAKIKRILFRK; from the coding sequence ATGTCTGCTGCATTTTCATCTCAGGCAGTTGTAAATTTAGTGAATAAGAATTCTTCTTTTTCTTCAGAAAATATTAAAAATTTGTATCACTATGCCTCAGGATTTACATTTAGTTTACATATTCCTGGTGATTCAGAAAATATTAATGACGATTTAAGAAGACTCGGTTCAGTACTGATGAAGTTTGCTCATAGAGGAACGCCTGCTCCATGCAGTATAAAACTGGAAGAATTCCTTTTAGAAGAAGCAAGAAAAGAAGATATACTGGATTATTTTGTAGATAAATATTCAGGTGAAATTAGTTTTACCTGTGAATCCATTATTTCAGCCAAAGAACTAAATAATTCCCTGAAAATATCCCAGATTCCTGAATTATTAATATCTGACGAAGAAGCTGAAAAATTATTTCAGGAATATCTTGATCTATGTACCGAACCTGAAAGATATTTTTTTAATATTCTATCTAAATCCCTGCTTAGCAAAAATATCCCACTTATTTTTCTTCCCCAAAGACATTTTGATAAAATGGGGGTAGAAGGACATGAAGAAGAGAGGGTTGATTTTGCATGTGAGATTCCATATCTTGACTCAGATAAATGGTTAAAAATCGTTGTTGAAATAGATGATGCAACACATTCCGGTGCCATAATTAAAAAGGACAGGGCAAGAGACAGAGATCTTGAAAGAGAAGGATGGAAAGTATTCAGATTTCCGACATCAAGAAGGGGAAGCTGGAAATTGAATTGTCGTGAAATCACAACTCTCATTAATCATGCAATCCCTGAACCTTATTTTGAAGCTGCGGAAAAAATCCGGAGTATGGATATTTCAAAAAGGAGAGCACTTGACAATTTAACTGCTCTTCCAATGGCCGAATCTAAAATTCTTATGGCTGTTGGGCATATGATTTATGATGGAAAATCCGGTGAAATATCAGTAATGGATGTACAGAATATTGGTTTAGAACCTGTAATATCTTCAGTTCAGGAAATAATTGATAATTTTAGAGTTATTCATTCAATTGATAAAGACATCAAAATTACCCTTTGCAAAAATAATGCTATAATTCCGGATATTAAATACTACAGATATCCATCAGTAGATATCTGGTCTGAAATAAATAAAAAAGATTCAGTTGTCATCTCTCCGGCAACAATTTCTTCAGATTACATTCAGCCAAATCTAAGAGCCAGTATTGTTCCCTTAAAAAGTAGATGTGCTGATAATGAAGATTTTGATAAATCTTTACTATTTTTCCTGAATAATATCTTCAGGAAAAAAGATTTCAGACCTAAACAAATTGAAATTATAAAAAGAGCTTTAAAATTAAAACCTGTTGTTGCTCTTTTGCCAACCGCTGCCGGGAAATCTCTATGCTATCAGATGACCGGAATTCTTCAGCCCGGAGTAGTAGTGATTATTGATCCTCTGCGTTCTCTGATGATTGATCAGGTTAACAGCCTTGAATTTATGGGTTTACACCGTTGTATGCCTTTCATGAGTGGGGCTGGGAATATTGATACAAGTGACAGAGAAATTCGTGAAAAGGGTTATGAAAATTTTGAAAAGGGCTTTTATGACTTCATATTTTCTGCTCCGGAAAGATTGCAAATGCCGGATTTTATTCATCTTATCAACAGGAATATGAGCAATATTTCCTATTGTGTGGTGGACGAAGCCCATTGTGTTAGTGAATGGGGACATGATTTCAGACCGGCCTATATGAATGTCTGGAGAAGAATGGGTGAAGGCAGTGACTTTAAACCTGTTTTTATGGCTTTAACCGGAACTGCTTCACAAAATGTTCTCTTTGATATAAAACACATCCTTAAAATAAGTGATATTGACTCTGTAATCCGGCCTGAGTCATTTGAAAGAAAAGAGCTGGAATATTATATTCATGAGACATCTCCTGATAAAAGAATTGACACAATAAAAGATATATTCAAAGAATGTATTTCTGAATGTGGTGTTCATAATTCCCATCCATGCGGACTTGTATTTACCAGTTTTACAAATGGTGAGCTTGGAGTAAGAGCACTATCTGAACCATTAAAGGAGCTAACTCAGGAAAAAATCAATGTATTTAGCGGTGGATGCCCAAAATGGTCTGATAAAAACACTTGGGATAAATGTAAATTTGAACTGCAGAAGAAGTTTAAGGAAAAAAAGGAAAATATTATTGTCTGTACCCATAGTTTTGGAATGGGAATAGATAGACCGGATATTAGATTTACTATTCATTCATTACTTCCAAGATCTATAGAAGATTTTTATCAGCAGGCAGGACGTGCGGGTAGAGATGGCAATAAATCCAAATGCCACATTATTTTCGTTGATAATATTCCGGGTTTGGCTGATAAATTAATGGATATTGAACATTATTCTTATGATGACATAAAAAAGGCTTACAGAAATATTAATTCATCTGATTCATCAAACTCAGATATAATCCGAAACTTATGGTTTTGGTCCAACAATTTTCCAGGAAAAACATTTGAAATGCATTTTGCAGAAGAGTTTCTTCTTAAAGAAATAGTTAAAATAATTGATGTCAATAGCAATTTTTCAAAAGTCATTAAAATTCCATACCTTAATAGACAGGATTACGAAGAATATTTTAAAATCTATGGCATAACGCTCGATGTTGAATCCCAAATTGAGAAAGTTCTATATAGGTATTTTATTTCCGGAATCATTGAAGATTATGAAAAAGATTATACTGCAAAAAATTTTAAAGTCACCCTTGGTTATGCGAAACCCGAAGAGATGTATGATAAGCTCAAGCAACATTTTCTGGACCACATTTCTGAAAAAGAGATGGATTTCTACTTTCCAAAGGCAAAAAAAACTGACTGGTACAATGCTGCTCTTGATTGTGTAAATGCTCATGTTGAATATTATTACGACATAATTGAGAAGAGAAGAAGGCGATCTATTGGGAATATGCTAAAGGTTGTCAGGACTGGGCTTGAAGAGGGAACTGATAAGTTTAGTTCTGAAATTCTGAACTATCTTGAAAAGTCCAAATACACAGAACCTGTTGAAAAGATTGCCAGATATTTCGATACCGCTACAGCAATTGATATTTTAATATCGATCAGGGATGTACAAATCCAGAATGATGATCTTTATCTATTATTATGGGCCTGCAGGAAGGAACTTGAAGAATTTCCAAATAATTCTTATCTGCTGATTATTGCCGGAATCTGCCAGACAATAACCGGAGATGCTAAAGGCGGGAAAATAGAGATTTCAAATGGGTTAGCAACCTTAGATAATTTTGAGAAAGACAAAATGATTTCTGATCGCATTTTGGAAATATTAAATGAGATACCGGCAATAGCGTTATGTTTGAATTCTACAGAAGAGAAAGAACAGAGTAATTTGATCAAATTAGAATCAGGGACCGAGAGTCCCGAAAATAGGGAAATAATCTCTGGAATAAATAATTATAAATATTCAAATGATATGATGAATTCTCAAAAATTATTGCAAACATATCCGGATGGGGAAAATGTAATCACTGACAACATTATCAATGCAAGTAATGAGAATCTCTTTGAAAACTGTGATGATTTGAAATCAATTGAGAAACTGTTACTTGAGGAAATAAAAGAGGTTAAATTAATTGGTCAGATTCCCTTTACTGATAATGATTATGATAAATTATGTGATTTAATCTCCAATAATTTATCTAATAAAGACCATAATACATTTAAAGAGAATATTCTGAAATATCGAGCATCTGTATGTTTTTATCTTGTCTGGAATGGGATTTATAATTATGATGATGGAAAATATTGGGAGCCTGTTTTTTCAGATATCTATGGCTTTAGTATTCAAAAAGAAACAGATTTAGGGGAATTATTTTTAAGATTTATAAATGATAATGATTTATTAACTGTTAATTTAAATTATTCTAAAAAATATTTAACTCAGATACTTTTTCATGGTTTAATTCCAGAAAAAATGATTGGTGAATATTATGATAAAATAATATCTGATCTTTACTATAATGAATTAATTAATCCTCTGGATAAAAATGAAATTGCTCACTGGCTTGAGGAAAACAGGATTATTCAAAAATCACTTGATGATCTGGATGAATTTAAAGGTCTGAAAAAAGAGACTAAATCATGTTTGAAGGGTTTAATTCCTGAGGATAAAATTGAAGATATTAATTTTAGACTTAAAGAAATTGAAAATCAGATTGAAATAAAATCAGATGTTATCAAATCATTACGGGATGTAGAAGAATATAATAATATTACATCCGGGTTTTTCAGGGAAAAGGAATTTAATGAATATGCCTGGAAATATCAAATTCGTAAAAAGATAGAGGAATTAAACTCCTCCAAACAGTCTATTGAAAGTGAATTAAATGTTTATGCAGATACAGAACATGATAAAATAAGGAGTGATTACTATAATTCCGTTCTTCAGGAAATTAACAATTATATCTCATCAAATCCGGAAAAATATAACAAATATTTCAAGAATCTATGTTTAAAATTAGAAGAAGATGATTTTAGAGAGAAATATGATATACCTTCTGATTTTATAGAATCACTAAATAAAATTTATGATAAATTTTATTCCGGTTCAGAACCTTTACCAACAAACAAAATTAATTATTCCAAAGAAGAATTTACTGATGTTTCAGATCCAATAGAAAAAGAAGAAATAAATTCTGAAATTATTGATCTTCCGGTATATGAATTTGAGGAAGGTTTTGAATTACCTGATAATGAATTTCTGGATTTCACCTTAAATCATATTTATGCATTTGATAATATCATGGGCATAAATAACAATGATTTAATATCCTGTGACGATAAAGACGAATTTGAAAAGTATAGTTTTATCAAATCAAATATCTCAGATAATTATTCAACTGAAGATCTGGATGATGTAAAATTAATTCAGGAAGATAATCAGATTATTGAGGTAAATGGGGATTCAAAACTGCAATCAGAAGAGATCAGAGAAGAAATAGATGCGGGTGGCAAAAACACAGTTCAGGCAAAATTTTCTGTAATTGATGAATTAAGCCCTAACAATTCTATTATTGAAGATAATGAACTTTTAAACAATTATATAGATGTTTCCCTTGAGAACAGTGGAATATATAACTCCGATACTGCAAATCCTTTGGCAACTGAAGATATTGTTTCAGAAATTAATGATTCAGTTATTCTGGGCAACGAAGAAGAGATGTCTTATGGGATGTCCTCAGCAGAGAGTGAGAATAAAATTAACCCCGAAAAACAGGCAAATGATATTTTTGCTGATATAATACCGGATTTACCTATAAATGTTACTCCAACAACTGATAATTCAAAGCAAATAGTTAATTTTGACAAGGCAATTTCAGAGACTAGAAATCTAAGTTCTGTTAATATCCATGCAAATAAGAAAACTGAAGCTAATACAATTTCAGAAGAAAGTGTAAATGATATTTTAGCTGATAAATCATCTGAATCATTAGATATTGTTCCAACAACTGGTAATTCAAAGCAAATAGATAATTTTGATAAGGCAATTTCAGAGATTAAAAATCTAAGTTCAGTCAATACTAACATAAATGATCATAATTTAAGATCTGATAAGACAAGTATTGAAAATAATAAACTTTCAGTCTTTCCTAAGGATGAACTGGCTCTTAATACCAATGATGATTATAAATGTAAATCTCCGGATTTAAATTCTGAAAATGTAAATATTGATAAAACAAATACAAAATCTAATGAACTTTTAAGTAAATATTCCAAAGATTATAAATTAAAGGATAAGATCCAGAATAATCATCCTGAAAAACCCATAATATCTAAAATAATTCCTGATGTCCCGGAAAAATCAGAAATTACTGGGAAAAATCCGGAAATTGAGATTAAGGAGTCTTTTGAGGTTAAATCAAAGCGGAGAATAATCTTAGGAAATAATATTAATGAAGAAAGGATTGAGAATAATTCAGTTAATTATTCCGGAATAAAAGATAAAAATTCTGTAAATCCACAAAATAATAAGAAAACCGAAAAAATTTCAATTTTTGCAAAGATAAAAAGAATCTTATTCAGGAAATAA
- a CDS encoding DEAD/DEAH box helicase: MSQNPLIINSEISKRYINYLKTTFQISDSDIRNKFWEELGNKDLIKGPILEITPPFKNGRSIQELVKEDNFPKSLMNLNQDEIPAARNLYLHQEKALLRSINDKRNIVVATGTGSGKTEIFMLTILNKLFREKEQNKLSPGVRALILYPMNALVNDQLKRMRKLLKNNPEITFGRYTGETKERRSDALQNYHDLYGHNPIENELISREEMRENPPHILLTNYAMLEYLLLRPKDNVFFDGDNSENWKFIVLDEAHTYNGAKGIEIAMLLRRVKERVVQSEKGKIQCIATSATLGGGKEDYGKVAEFASNLFGEEFTEEDIISAERRETFFDNTWGFPNEDLYVIWKNILDSEDENIIEQLSDSGIKHGIPENIIKRSKSKSNNTDSFLYTVLSGDERILKIKKELSENPADIETCAEKYFPDSAENKEYLVALVEISSRAKREGSDPLLPSRYHLFVRSVEGAFIQFQPELKISLEPKKTDFIEKNNCNYPVFELGVCRYCGSPYLIGKIKKENDFRYVLEQSINPFSEDDNKVEYFLINKEITNEDNDEEDEILLNKNLQQKREKYKLCGKCGAINKASIKVNICNCGNEYLISLYKINGKEGKLHKCPVCLKLNPADSVVGRFLTGRDAVPGVIASAIYQKLPEIPVNNDTYDTEDGDWSFSKKETVSKYKRNLLIFSDSRQDAAFFAPYLNQTYNKILRRSLIVSVLKENFKLIYKNQWRITDLIDPLLAKINQLNFKFDETGNSNLARQEKINLIKKWLFYEFSFSGNMGNLEDLGICSFTLIKPENWVAPPPLLREPWNLSEDEVWSLVSILFENFRSIGAIKYPDGIDPEDEFFRPKNYQFYFRQFESDRYQHINSWIPKEKYSNRRLDFLIRLVKKINPKISKNDCVELLNNIWKNIVTNHVFSDYFILADAGQNIPAYLMKPDKWIIRTNYSEDDLKWYYCDECHTLTLTNLRSVCPQYRCNGKLIPVNPSQLFSDNHYRLLYEEWDTIPMKASEHTAQLNNDEASNIQQKFIQGDINILSCSTTFELGVDVGELESVFMRNMPPSSANYIQRAGRAGRRLNSNAFVTTFCQRRSHDLTYFRDPMPFVKGIISPPLCEIHNEKIVKRHIYSTALAEFWKYNPNYFSDVKTFFIDNDIPEKFRKFLVNRPEMLEQSLRRIVPEGLHEITGIEKWNFIDDLYSNGENCEFEGLITRAKNIIESDIKDIDNLHSERTNNQKSADYLLRLKNTLLKQQIISYLSTNNILPKYGFPVDVVELKLPLEYETAKKFELQRDLRIAISEYAPGSQIVAGGYIWESRYIKKNPKKEWLIYDYAICDNCHRYHRVLHGTGKCLDFCESCKQDLRSAKKCKQFLKPQYGFVSENKAPNRNIYKRPKKTYSSRIYYSGESKPERNIKLTGKSGINLFAESATQGQLAVINNAGSKGFLVCPWCGYTIIDENGKWPKTHKNSYGNICKGKPRRELSLGHEFLTDILILDFRGYSSYDNEMWKSLLYGLIEGLCSELDISRDDIDGTLYPIRGKNDEPAIVIFDNVPGGAGHVRRAISDKETLKAIIRASYNNVKNCSCGGIKGEASCYGCLRTYSNQFCHEQLDRKKVVDFFEEIFPEFIS, encoded by the coding sequence ATGTCTCAAAATCCTTTAATAATTAACTCAGAAATTTCAAAAAGATATATCAACTATCTAAAAACTACTTTCCAGATAAGTGATTCTGACATCAGAAATAAATTTTGGGAAGAACTGGGGAATAAAGATTTAATTAAAGGCCCTATACTTGAAATAACGCCGCCCTTTAAAAATGGAAGAAGTATTCAGGAGTTAGTTAAAGAAGATAATTTCCCAAAATCTCTCATGAATTTAAATCAGGATGAAATTCCGGCTGCCAGAAATTTATATCTCCATCAGGAAAAAGCACTTCTGAGATCAATTAATGATAAAAGAAATATTGTTGTTGCAACCGGAACCGGAAGTGGTAAGACCGAAATTTTTATGCTCACAATATTAAATAAACTTTTTAGAGAGAAAGAGCAGAATAAATTATCTCCGGGTGTTCGTGCACTAATCCTGTATCCAATGAATGCTCTGGTTAATGACCAGTTAAAAAGGATGAGAAAACTTCTCAAAAATAATCCGGAGATTACATTTGGCAGATATACTGGTGAAACAAAAGAAAGAAGATCGGACGCATTACAAAATTACCATGACCTTTATGGTCACAATCCAATTGAGAATGAATTGATTTCAAGAGAAGAGATGAGGGAAAATCCTCCTCATATTCTTCTGACAAATTATGCAATGCTGGAATACCTTCTTTTAAGGCCAAAAGATAATGTCTTTTTTGATGGTGACAACTCTGAAAACTGGAAATTTATTGTCCTTGACGAAGCCCATACATATAACGGAGCAAAGGGTATTGAAATTGCAATGCTTCTTAGAAGAGTTAAAGAACGGGTAGTTCAAAGTGAAAAAGGCAAAATTCAATGCATTGCAACAAGTGCAACATTAGGCGGCGGAAAAGAGGATTATGGGAAAGTAGCCGAATTTGCATCAAATTTGTTTGGTGAAGAATTCACTGAAGAAGATATCATCAGTGCAGAAAGGAGAGAGACCTTTTTTGATAATACCTGGGGTTTTCCAAATGAAGATTTATACGTGATATGGAAAAATATTCTTGATTCTGAAGACGAAAACATCATTGAACAATTATCAGATTCAGGAATCAAACATGGAATTCCGGAAAATATAATCAAAAGAAGTAAAAGCAAATCCAATAACACAGACTCTTTCCTTTATACTGTTCTTTCCGGAGATGAAAGGATTTTAAAGATAAAAAAAGAATTATCAGAAAACCCTGCTGATATTGAAACCTGTGCAGAAAAATATTTCCCAGATTCTGCCGAAAATAAAGAATATCTCGTGGCACTGGTAGAGATTTCTTCCAGAGCAAAAAGGGAAGGAAGTGATCCCCTGCTGCCATCAAGATATCATCTTTTTGTCAGAAGTGTTGAAGGTGCATTCATACAGTTTCAGCCAGAATTAAAGATATCACTTGAACCTAAAAAAACTGATTTTATAGAGAAAAATAATTGTAACTATCCTGTTTTTGAACTTGGAGTTTGCAGATACTGCGGTTCTCCTTATCTTATTGGTAAAATTAAAAAAGAAAATGATTTTAGGTATGTTCTGGAACAGTCAATAAATCCATTTTCTGAAGATGATAACAAAGTTGAATATTTCCTTATCAATAAGGAGATTACCAATGAAGATAATGATGAAGAAGATGAGATATTACTAAATAAAAATCTTCAGCAGAAGAGAGAGAAATATAAGCTATGTGGCAAATGCGGTGCAATAAATAAGGCCTCGATAAAAGTGAATATCTGTAATTGCGGCAATGAATATCTAATTTCACTTTATAAAATAAATGGCAAAGAGGGTAAGCTGCACAAATGTCCCGTATGCTTAAAGCTGAATCCCGCAGATTCTGTGGTTGGAAGATTTTTAACCGGAAGAGACGCTGTTCCGGGTGTTATTGCATCTGCTATATATCAGAAACTGCCTGAAATCCCGGTAAACAACGACACATATGATACCGAAGATGGTGACTGGTCATTCAGCAAAAAAGAAACCGTTTCAAAATACAAGAGAAATCTGCTGATATTCTCAGACAGCAGACAGGATGCAGCTTTCTTTGCTCCATATCTTAATCAGACCTATAATAAAATACTTAGAAGATCTTTAATTGTTTCAGTTTTAAAAGAAAATTTTAAACTAATTTATAAAAATCAGTGGAGGATTACTGATTTAATAGATCCTTTGCTTGCGAAAATAAATCAATTAAATTTTAAATTTGACGAAACGGGAAATTCTAATCTTGCAAGACAGGAGAAGATAAATTTAATTAAAAAATGGCTGTTTTATGAGTTCAGTTTTTCAGGAAACATGGGTAATCTTGAAGATCTTGGTATTTGTTCTTTCACACTTATAAAACCTGAAAACTGGGTTGCACCTCCCCCTTTGTTAAGAGAGCCATGGAATTTATCTGAAGATGAGGTGTGGTCATTAGTCAGTATTTTATTTGAAAATTTCAGATCAATTGGAGCAATCAAATATCCCGATGGAATTGATCCTGAGGACGAATTTTTCAGGCCAAAAAATTACCAGTTTTATTTCAGACAATTTGAATCAGATCGTTATCAGCATATAAATTCATGGATACCAAAAGAAAAGTATTCCAACAGAAGACTGGATTTCCTGATCAGATTAGTTAAGAAAATCAACCCTAAAATATCAAAAAATGACTGCGTTGAATTATTAAATAATATCTGGAAAAATATAGTCACAAATCATGTTTTTAGTGATTATTTCATCCTTGCTGATGCAGGCCAAAATATCCCTGCATACCTGATGAAACCTGATAAATGGATCATCAGGACGAATTATTCTGAAGATGATCTTAAATGGTACTATTGTGATGAATGCCATACATTAACACTTACTAATCTGAGATCAGTATGTCCTCAATATCGATGTAATGGTAAATTAATTCCTGTTAATCCCTCTCAATTATTCTCTGATAACCATTACAGGCTTCTCTATGAAGAATGGGATACAATTCCAATGAAAGCTTCAGAGCATACAGCTCAGTTAAACAATGATGAAGCAAGTAATATTCAGCAGAAATTCATCCAAGGGGACATAAATATTCTTAGCTGTTCAACAACTTTTGAACTTGGGGTTGATGTCGGAGAACTGGAATCAGTCTTTATGAGAAATATGCCTCCTTCGTCTGCAAATTATATTCAAAGAGCAGGGCGTGCCGGAAGAAGATTAAATTCAAATGCTTTTGTAACAACTTTCTGCCAGAGAAGATCACACGATCTAACTTATTTCCGTGATCCAATGCCTTTTGTAAAAGGAATAATAAGTCCGCCATTGTGTGAAATTCATAATGAAAAAATCGTAAAAAGGCATATTTATTCAACTGCACTTGCTGAATTCTGGAAATATAATCCCAATTATTTTAGTGATGTAAAAACATTTTTTATTGATAATGACATCCCTGAAAAATTTAGGAAGTTTTTAGTAAACAGGCCTGAAATGCTTGAGCAAAGCCTTAGAAGGATAGTTCCCGAAGGTCTGCATGAGATAACCGGAATAGAAAAATGGAATTTCATTGATGATCTGTACTCAAATGGAGAGAATTGTGAATTTGAAGGTTTAATCACCCGTGCGAAAAATATTATTGAATCAGATATTAAGGATATTGATAATTTACACAGTGAAAGAACAAATAATCAAAAATCTGCAGATTATCTGTTAAGACTAAAAAATACTTTGTTAAAACAGCAAATTATCAGTTATTTATCGACAAATAATATTCTCCCAAAATATGGTTTTCCTGTTGATGTTGTTGAATTAAAATTACCATTGGAATATGAGACCGCAAAAAAATTTGAACTCCAGAGAGATTTAAGAATTGCAATATCTGAATATGCTCCGGGAAGTCAGATTGTAGCCGGAGGTTATATATGGGAAAGCCGTTATATCAAGAAAAATCCCAAGAAAGAATGGTTAATCTATGACTATGCGATCTGTGACAATTGCCATCGATATCACAGGGTCCTTCATGGTACTGGAAAATGTTTAGATTTCTGTGAGTCATGTAAACAGGACCTTAGGAGTGCAAAAAAGTGTAAACAATTTTTAAAACCACAATATGGATTTGTTTCAGAAAACAAGGCCCCAAACAGAAATATTTACAAAAGACCTAAAAAGACTTATTCATCAAGAATTTATTATTCCGGTGAGAGCAAACCGGAAAGAAATATTAAATTGACCGGGAAATCCGGAATAAATTTATTTGCTGAGAGTGCCACTCAGGGACAACTTGCAGTAATCAACAATGCAGGCTCAAAGGGATTTTTAGTATGTCCATGGTGTGGTTATACTATAATAGATGAAAATGGAAAATGGCCTAAAACCCACAAAAATTCATATGGTAATATCTGTAAAGGTAAACCAAGACGTGAGCTGTCTCTTGGACATGAATTCCTGACTGACATTCTGATTCTGGACTTTCGGGGATATTCATCATATGATAATGAGATGTGGAAATCCTTATTGTACGGGCTGATTGAAGGATTATGCAGTGAACTTGATATTTCACGTGATGATATTGATGGAACACTATACCCAATCAGAGGTAAAAATGATGAACCTGCAATAGTAATCTTTGATAACGTCCCCGGAGGAGCCGGACATGTAAGACGGGCCATAAGTGATAAAGAAACATTAAAAGCAATAATCAGAGCATCTTATAATAATGTTAAAAACTGTTCCTGTGGTGGAATTAAAGGTGAGGCAAGTTGTTATGGATGTCTGAGAACATATTCAAATCAATTCTGCCATGAACAGTTAGACCGGAAAAAAGTTGTCGATTTCTTTGAAGAAATATTTCCTGAATTTATTTCCTGA